From a single Eleginops maclovinus isolate JMC-PN-2008 ecotype Puerto Natales chromosome 18, JC_Emac_rtc_rv5, whole genome shotgun sequence genomic region:
- the LOC134880084 gene encoding E3 SUMO-protein ligase ZBED1-like, translated as MDRITMENSEIDAAEHADTEELVPKKGAVSVVWKFFGFKKSDVDQTSILCKCCRAKVVAGGGNTSNLLHHLSRKHVVEYQECMKLRSAPSTSAGNTGKAKEKSSQMTLRDAFARGTAYDKKSKRWVEITNSITIHIAKDMVPLSTVEKEGFTKMIHTLDPRYEIPSRKYFSQVAIPNLYQKHRAKLETDLATVKHFAATTDMWSSRTMDPYLSLTVHFISDEWVLESHCLQTSYFPDDHTGELLAAGLQEALDSWGLSEQKLVAITTDNGANIKKAIELNHWTRLQCFGHRLHLAIERGVKDDRIQRAVGVCKKIVSAFSYSWKKRRDLAMVQNDLGLPKHVLTTETPTRWGSRQMMIQRVLEQERAISQVLKDDKKSRHLVLHWQDVDVLEAVNKVLSPLQDFTDALSGEKYVSVSYLKPVLSLFNTSILAEEESDNQLTKDVKRNILAYLNENYADEDTDDLLDIASLLDPRFRTKYMDKEKVAQVLCRATREIVSLVQAQQDTLSGAAGAAAATAEAEPVPAPEEKRKKTLASFFKRQSTSTTSSSSSTVSEEESVKMELTVYLQTTEVDSDADPLDWWRCHQTNFPRIAKLARQYLCIPATSAPSERVFSTGGNIVTCHRAALKPDAVDRLVFLAQNL; from the exons ATGGATAGGATAACCATGGAAAATTCAGAAATCGACGCTGCAGAACATGCTGACACAGAAGAACTTGTGCCAAAAAAAGGAGCCGTGTCTGTTGTTTGGaagttttttggttttaaaaaatccgACGTCGACCAAACATCCATTTTATGCAAGTGTTGTCGGGCTAAAGTTGTCGCCGGAGGCGGCAACACGAGCAATTTGCTCCACCACCTAAGCCGCAAGCATGTCGTGGAATATCAAGAATGCATGAAGCTAAGGTCAGCACCCTCCACATCAGCAGGTAACACGGGGAAAGCTAAAGAAAAGTCGAGCCAAATGACACTTCGAGACGCGTTTGCTAGAGGGACTGCCTACGATAAAAAGAGCAAACGGTGGGTCGAGATCACAAATTCGATCACTATCCACATAGCCAAAGACATGGTTCCGCTGAGTACTGTCGAAAAGGAAGGCTTCACGAAGATGATCCACACGCTGGATCCTAGGTATGAAATACCGAGCAGAAAATATTTTAGCCAAGTAGCTATCCCCAACTTATACCAAAAGCACAGAGCTAAGCTGGAAACAGACCTAGCGACCGTCAAGCACTTTGCAGCAACGACAGATATGTGGTCCAGTCGGACTATGGATCCATACCTTAGTCTTACAGTACACTTCATAAGTGACGAGTGGGTGTTGGAAAGCCATTGCTTGCAAACCAGTTACTTTCCTGATGACCATACTGGAGAGTTACTTGCAGCAGGCCTACAAGAGGCACTTGATTCCTGGGGGCTTTCAGAACAGAAGCTAGTGGCCATCACAACAGACAATGGAGCCAACATCAAGAAGGCCATCGAGCTGAACCATTGGACAAGACTCCAGTGCTTTGGTCACAGGCTTCACCTAGCCATAG agagAGGTGTGAAAGACGACCGCATTCAACGAGCAGTAGGTGTCTGCAAAAAAATTGTGTCAGCCTTCTCATACTCGTGGAAGAAAAGGAGGGACCTGGCCATGGTTCAGAATGATCTGGGCCTTCCAAAGCATGTGCTCACAACTGAGACGCCTACCAGGTGGGGATCACGTCAAATGATGATTCAAAGAGTACTTGAACAAGAGAGGGCCATTAGTCAGGTTCTAAAAGATGACAAAAAATCAAGGCACTTGGTCCTTCACTGGCAAGATGTGGATGTCCTAGAGGCTGTCAACAAGGTGTTGAGCCCACTCCAGGACTTTACAGATGCCTTGTCAGGAGAGAAATATGTCAGTGTCTCCTACCTCAAGCCAGTGCTCAGTCTCTTCAACACATCCATTctggcagaggaagagagtgatAATCAGCTGACGAAGGATGTGAAGAGAAACATTCTTGCCTACTTGAATGAAAACTATGCTGATGAGGACACAGATGACCTGCTTGACATTGCGTCTCTTCTCGATCCACGGTTTAGAACCAAGTATATGGACAAAGAAAAGGTGGCGCAGGTTCTATGCAGAGCAACCAGAGAAATAGTGTCACTAGTACAGGCTCAACAGGACACTCTCTCAGGGGctgctggggcagcagcagcaacagcagaggcagagcctgttcctgctcctgaggaaaaaagaaaaaagactttgGCCAGCTTTTTCAAAAGGCAGAgcaccagcaccaccagcagcagcagcagcactgtgtcAGAAGAGGAAAGCGTTAAAATGGAGCTGACCGTCTACTTACAGACCACAGAGGTTGACAGTGATGCAGACCCGCTGGACTGGTGGAGATGCCATCAGACAAATTTCCCTCGGATTGCCAAGCTTGCTCGGCAGTATTTATGCATCCCTGCCACCAGTGCTCCATCTGAGAGAGTGTTTAGCACTGGTGGCAATATTGTCACTTGCCACAGGGCTGCACTCAAACCAGATGCTGTGGACCGTCTGGTTTTCCTGGCTCAAAATTtgtaa